ATAATAAAAAAATGCTGCCTTGATTTATGAACTTTTATCCCGGGCCCAATTCCCTTATCCAAGAAATCTCCTTATATAAGCAGCCTCTATAACCATATCCTGAATACCTGTTCTTGCACCCTCCTTCAGGGCACTTATTATCCTTGATGTAACTGACCTGTGTTCTATGTCAGGTTCATGATCAAAAAAATCAAATCTTATATTTTCCTTAACTTCCTGTGGCAGGAGGTCAAGGCATGCAGGATTAAAATACCTCAATGCCCTCCTCATGTCCTTTTCAAAATTCACATAAACCTCTTTTAAGCACTGTATATCTTCTTCTGTAAGGGCATTAAGACCTATTATCTCTGGTGGAAGACCTATGGAATAACAGGCTCCGCAGAAAGCTATAACCCTCGGAAGCCTGACCCTTCCGACACTCCTTGAATATCCGAAAAGACCAACATGGAGTTTTCTCATCCTTCTTCTGGGTATATACTGGGCTACTTCATTAATAAGAGGAGCAAGATACTCAATCTGTCTTCTATATTCAGCAGAGTATTTATCAATAAGTCTCATGCACTCATCTTCATCAATCTCTCTGAAAGGTTTTCTATCAAAGGATTTGAGCCTCTTTATTGCCTTTATTACATCTTCAACAGGGTTATCGTATTTAAAGGCTGACTGCACAGTGAAGGTCTCCACCTCAGGATACTCAGTAATTACATCCTCCACTGTATAAGGCGTGAGATTTCCCCTGAAGGGAGGGGATCCTGCTCCAAGTATGGGATAGATCTTAACTCCGATCTGCTCAGAAAGCCGTCTCAATCTCTGAAGAGCAATCTTGTTACAGAGTATTGCGCTTATCATTCCATAGTTCATGGCTGGATCTGACCTTGCAAGAAAGACCCTCATGTAGCTCAATTCTTTATCCCTGAGATAGGATGCAATTATATTATTTGCCTCAAGCATATGTTCTCTGTCCTCAAAAAGAGGTATAACATTTATGCTTTCTGGATAAAACTTACCTATCCACTGGGCAACGGTTATATCTCCATCTAATATTGGCTGGTGCTGTCTGCCTGAAATGAAATTTTTATAAAAATAATAAATTCTGTTAATCTCTTCAGCAGAGGTGGTCATGGGAAGGATCACCTCAAAGATTGGTGGTATATCATCACCATAAAAGAGCCTTGCTGCATCCATTGACCTCGGTATGCTCTCAAGGGTCTCTACAACAACCTTTGCCTCATCCCTCTCAACTGAAGGATTGGGAAGTCTGAGTGTAAGAAAAAGGTCTCTACCCAGTCTCTTATCCCTGAAAAAGTATGGATATCTTGTAAGGAGTTTTCTGACAACAAAATCATCTATCTCCTTGCCCTCACTGTCCCACATCTGTTCGTCCGAGCCAAGGTGGCTGAAGGCATAATAGGCCTCTTGAATCTCATCATCACCTGACATATCAGGTGTCTCAGCAAAAAAAGGGACAGTCACATTATCTGGATGCTGTGTAGACATTACTCTTGGAATCTTCATGGATATTATTTTAGCATACTGTCACTTTTTACTCAGAAGCCTTGAGGCATTCGCTGCTACAGCCAATGTTGGAAGTTCTTCAAGTGCTGCTGCCATAACAGGCTTTAGTATTCCCACTGATGCAAGTCCCATTGTTATTATGTCCCAGGTTATTCCAAGGGCAATCCCCTGCCTGATGACCTTATAAGTATTCCTTCCTATCTTTATAACCTCAGGAATCCTTGACCAGTCATCCCTCATAAGTGCTACTGGTGCTGCCTCAATAGCCACATCTGTGCCAGCAACGCCCATAGCAATACCAACATCTGCCTGTACAAGGGCTGGTGCATCATTAACACCATCTCCAATCATCAATACCCTGTAGCCTTCTGCCTGGAGCCTTTTCACTATCCCTATCTTGTCCTCTGGTAGAAGGTTTGCCCTGTACTCACTGATACCGAGCCTCAGACTTACTGACCTTGCAACCCTTTCATTGTCTCCTGTGAGGAGTAAAAATCTCTTTATCCCGAGTCCTTTAAGTTCTCTGATTGCCTCAGGAACCTCATCTCTTATAATATCTCCTACAGCAATGATGCCTGCAACCTTACTGTCCAGAGTCATATAAAGGACTGTGTTTCCTTCTTCCTCAAGCCTCTCTGCTGTACGGGATATCTCTTCTGGTATAAATATCCCTTTTTCTTTGAGGAGCCTCTCATTCCCAAGCAGAAGGACATTCTCCCTGACTTTGGCAACTATACCCCTGCCAATAAAGTATTCAAAGCTCTCTGGAGGAGTAATATCTATACCATATCTCTTTGCCTCATCTATTATTGCTTTTGCAACAGCATGATTTGAATATCCTTCCAGAGAGGCAGCCAGTCTCAGTATCTCTTCTTTCTTAAAGTTATTAAATGAGACAATCTCCCTTACAACAGGTCTTCCAAAGGTCACTGTACCTGTCTTGTCCATTACAATGCAGTCCACCTTTGCAAGGGCCTCAAGATAAAGCCCTCCTTTAATGAGAACACCCCTCTTTGCACTGCTTGCAACAGAAGCAACAACACTGAGAGGAGTAGCAAGCCCAACTGCACAGGGACAGGCAGCAACAATAACAGCAATCGCATAAATAGCCTTTCCCGATATAAGGTAAGTTAAAAGGGCAGCCAGGAATGCTAAAGGTAAAAAATAAGCCGTAAACCTGTCGGCAAATCTTTGCACCGGTGCTTTATGGGCCTCTGCCTCCTCTACAAGCTTTATAATCTTTCCAAGTGTTGTATCCTTCCCAGTCCTTTCAGTCTTTATCTCAAGATAACCTGGACCATTTATTGTGCCTGCAAAGACCCTGTCACCAGGGGATTTTTCTACAGGTATGCTCTCACCTGTCACAGGTGATTGATCAACTGAGCTTAATCCCCTTATAACAATTCCATCAACAGGTATCTTTTCTCCCTGTCTCACTATTACAGTATCACCTGGTTTTATCTCATCTATCTTAACATCCACCTCTTTTTCACCAAGCCTTATCCTTGCCTTCTCCGGAGCGATATCTATGAGGTCCTTTATAGCCTTTCTTGACCTTCTCAGTGTAAGGTCTTCAAGATAGTGGGCAAGGTTCATAAAAAAGGCAACAAGCATGGAGGCTGAATATTCTTTAATAGCCGCAGCACCAAGAATTCCGGCACTCATCATCAGATCAACATTAATCTGTCTCTTAAGGATACCAAGAAAAGCCCTTTTAAAAATAGGATAGCCACCAAGGACAATAGCCAGAATTATAACTGGCAAAGGAATATAGCTGATACCTTTCTCAAGAAGGCCAAAGTACTGAAGTCCTAAGATACTAAGTCCTATGAGACCTGTAACTGTTATAAAGGCAAAACGAATCTTCTCAAAGAGTTCTTTTCCCGAACCTTTTATCTTTAATTCCTCTTCTCTTACACTGTAGCCCAGGCCCTTTATCTTCTCAATTAATCTCTCAGGACTGGTCACTTTCTCATCAAAGCTCACAACTGCCTTCTCTGAGGTTGTAATTATCTTTACATCCTTTACGCCAGAAGTATTTCTCAGGGTATCTCCTACCCTGACAGCACAATTGGCTCAACAGAGGCCTGGTATTTTTAATTCAATGGTCTCCATAATTATCCTTCCTCCACATGCCTTAAACCTTCTTTAAAGAGATTCTTTATATGCTCATCATCCAGTGAATAAAAGACCATCTTTCCATCCTTTCTGTACTTAACCAGCCTCGTGGCCCTCAGTATCCTCAGCTGGTGGGAGACAGCAGACTTTGTTGTTCCAAGAAGATTTGCAATATCACATACGCAGAGCTCTTCCTCTGATAAGGCAAAG
Above is a window of Thermodesulfovibrionales bacterium DNA encoding:
- the ppcA gene encoding phosphoenolpyruvate carboxylase, producing the protein MKIPRVMSTQHPDNVTVPFFAETPDMSGDDEIQEAYYAFSHLGSDEQMWDSEGKEIDDFVVRKLLTRYPYFFRDKRLGRDLFLTLRLPNPSVERDEAKVVVETLESIPRSMDAARLFYGDDIPPIFEVILPMTTSAEEINRIYYFYKNFISGRQHQPILDGDITVAQWIGKFYPESINVIPLFEDREHMLEANNIIASYLRDKELSYMRVFLARSDPAMNYGMISAILCNKIALQRLRRLSEQIGVKIYPILGAGSPPFRGNLTPYTVEDVITEYPEVETFTVQSAFKYDNPVEDVIKAIKRLKSFDRKPFREIDEDECMRLIDKYSAEYRRQIEYLAPLINEVAQYIPRRRMRKLHVGLFGYSRSVGRVRLPRVIAFCGACYSIGLPPEIIGLNALTEEDIQCLKEVYVNFEKDMRRALRYFNPACLDLLPQEVKENIRFDFFDHEPDIEHRSVTSRIISALKEGARTGIQDMVIEAAYIRRFLG
- a CDS encoding cation-translocating P-type ATPase, which gives rise to MPVIILAIVLGGYPIFKRAFLGILKRQINVDLMMSAGILGAAAIKEYSASMLVAFFMNLAHYLEDLTLRRSRKAIKDLIDIAPEKARIRLGEKEVDVKIDEIKPGDTVIVRQGEKIPVDGIVIRGLSSVDQSPVTGESIPVEKSPGDRVFAGTINGPGYLEIKTERTGKDTTLGKIIKLVEEAEAHKAPVQRFADRFTAYFLPLAFLAALLTYLISGKAIYAIAVIVAACPCAVGLATPLSVVASVASSAKRGVLIKGGLYLEALAKVDCIVMDKTGTVTFGRPVVREIVSFNNFKKEEILRLAASLEGYSNHAVAKAIIDEAKRYGIDITPPESFEYFIGRGIVAKVRENVLLLGNERLLKEKGIFIPEEISRTAERLEEEGNTVLYMTLDSKVAGIIAVGDIIRDEVPEAIRELKGLGIKRFLLLTGDNERVARSVSLRLGISEYRANLLPEDKIGIVKRLQAEGYRVLMIGDGVNDAPALVQADVGIAMGVAGTDVAIEAAPVALMRDDWSRIPEVIKIGRNTYKVIRQGIALGITWDIITMGLASVGILKPVMAAALEELPTLAVAANASRLLSKK
- a CDS encoding metalloregulator ArsR/SmtB family transcription factor; the encoded protein is MKRTRTEICEIAFIDRKKVSSVKRKMKPDAKLHQLAETFRVLGDPTRIKIIFALSEEELCVCDIANLLGTTKSAVSHQLRILRATRLVKYRKDGKMVFYSLDDEHIKNLFKEGLRHVEEG